Proteins encoded by one window of Bos javanicus breed banteng chromosome 22, ARS-OSU_banteng_1.0, whole genome shotgun sequence:
- the PRKAR2A gene encoding cAMP-dependent protein kinase type II-alpha regulatory subunit isoform X2 — MAHTYRLDKKGRPVCRSYGSHHFSVCAETYNPDEEEEDTDPRVIHPKTDQQRCRLQEACKDILLFKNLDPEQLSQVLDAMFERTVKVDEHVIDQGDDGDNFYVIERGTYDILVTKDNQTRSVGQYDNHGSFGELALMYNTPRAATIVATSEGSLWGLDRVTFRRIIVKNNAKKRKMFESFIESVPLLKSLEVSERMKIVDVIGEKVYKDGERIITQGEKADSFYIIESGEVSILIKSKTKVNKDGENQEVEIARCHKGQYFGELALVTNKPRAASAYAVGDVKCLVMDVQAFERLLGPCMDIMKRNISHYEEQLVKMFGSSMDLIDPGQ; from the exons ATGGCCCACACCTATAGGCTGGACAAGAAAGGGCGTCCTGTCTGCAGGTCATATGGGAGTCACCATTTCTCAG TCTGTGCTGAGACCTATAACCCtgatgaggaagaggaagataCTGATCCGAGG GTGATTCATCCTAAAACTGATCAACAGCGGTGCAGACTTCAGGAAGCTTGCAAAGATATTCTTCTTTTCAAAAATCTTGATCCG GAACAGCTATCCCAAGTCCTTGATGCCATGTTTGAAAGGACGGTCAAAGTTGATGAGCATGTCATTGACCAAGGAGATGATGGAGACAACTTTTATGTCATTGAACG GGGAACCTATGATATTTTAGTAACAAAAGATAATCAAACCCGCTCTGTTGGTCAGTATGACAACCATGGAAGTTTTGGAGAACTAGCTCTGATGTACAACACCCCGAGAGCTGCTACCATTGTTGCCACTTCAGAAGGCTCCCTTTGGGGACTG GACCGTGTGACATTTAGAAGAATCATAGtgaaaaacaatgcaaaaaagaGGAAGATGTTTGAATCATTTATTGAATCTGTGCCGCTTCTTAAATCACTAGAG GTGTCAGAACGAATGAAGATCGTGGATGTAATAGGAGAAAAGGTCTATAAGGATGGAGAGCGCATAATCACTCAG GGTGAAAAGGCTGATAGCTTTTACATTATAGAGTCTGGTGAAGTGAGCATCTTGATCAAAAGCAAG ACTAAAGTCAACAAGGATGGTGAGAACCAGGAGGTCGAGATTGCGCGCTGCCACAAGGGGCAGTACTTTGGAGAGCTTGCACTGGTCACCAACAAACCCAGAGCTGCTTCGGCTTATGCAGTGGGAGATGTGAAATGCTTAG TTATGGATGTGCAAGCATTCGAGAGGCTGCTGGGGCCCTGCATGGACATCATGAAGAGGAACATCTCGCACTATGAGGAACAGCTGGTGAAGATGTTTGGCTCCAGCATGGATCTGATCGATCCTGGGCAGTAG